A region from the Candidatus Binatia bacterium genome encodes:
- a CDS encoding NAD(P)/FAD-dependent oxidoreductase codes for MPGARSDSTTIAILGAGLSGICLGIQLKKAGINSFTIFEKSGGVGGTWRDNSYPGAACDVPSMFYSFSFEVKTDWSRIFAQQPEILEYVEYCTDKYGLRPHIRFDTEIESARFDEASETWSLRTASGEEHVARILASGVGQLNRPFSPEIPGLDRFNGTAFHSARWNHDHDLAGREVAIVGNGASAVQIIPEIAKETKRLDIYQRSANWLVRRNDRPYSEKQKSRFAKYPILPRLQRALIWSLLELRWPAFSGNDFWQRQMKKMSLDLLENIVTDANLRRALTPDYPVGCKRILISDDYYETLVRDDVDVITNPIAEVLPDGIRTEDGRIRKADTLILATGFRTTEFLQPMDIRGRGGLPLNEAWQNGAEAYLGLVLPDFPNFFMMYGPNTNLGHNSIILMIECQVRYIMQCIERLRGSDLSRLEIQRDAMNRWSEECQGALRKSVWATGCDSWYKQTDGRITNNWPYGTIAYWWRTRRPQFNDFEEHSWSETRSSHPSS; via the coding sequence ATGCCTGGGGCCCGTTCCGACTCAACGACCATCGCGATTCTGGGCGCGGGCCTCTCGGGTATCTGTCTCGGCATCCAGCTCAAGAAGGCCGGCATCAATTCCTTCACGATTTTCGAGAAATCGGGTGGCGTCGGCGGCACCTGGCGAGACAACAGCTATCCGGGTGCGGCGTGCGACGTACCCTCGATGTTCTACTCGTTCTCGTTCGAGGTGAAGACCGATTGGTCGAGGATCTTCGCTCAGCAACCGGAGATCCTCGAGTACGTCGAGTACTGCACGGACAAATACGGGCTTCGGCCTCACATCCGCTTTGACACCGAAATCGAATCGGCGCGATTCGATGAGGCGTCCGAAACCTGGAGCCTCCGCACGGCCTCGGGCGAAGAACACGTGGCGCGAATCCTCGCGAGTGGCGTCGGACAGCTGAACCGCCCGTTCTCCCCGGAGATCCCCGGGCTCGATCGATTCAACGGCACAGCGTTCCACTCGGCCCGGTGGAACCACGACCATGACCTCGCAGGACGAGAGGTCGCGATCGTGGGCAACGGCGCGAGTGCCGTCCAGATCATTCCGGAGATCGCGAAGGAGACGAAGCGGCTCGACATCTACCAGCGCAGTGCGAACTGGCTGGTCCGCCGGAACGACCGCCCCTACTCCGAGAAACAGAAGTCACGCTTCGCGAAGTATCCGATCCTCCCTCGTCTCCAACGGGCGCTCATTTGGAGCCTCCTCGAACTACGCTGGCCGGCGTTCTCGGGGAACGACTTCTGGCAAAGGCAGATGAAGAAGATGTCTCTCGACTTGCTCGAGAACATCGTGACCGATGCCAACCTGCGTCGCGCACTAACGCCCGACTATCCCGTCGGCTGCAAGCGCATCCTCATCTCGGACGACTACTACGAGACACTCGTCCGCGACGACGTGGACGTGATCACCAACCCGATCGCCGAGGTCCTCCCCGACGGTATCCGCACCGAGGACGGCCGGATTCGAAAAGCGGATACACTCATCCTCGCGACCGGCTTCCGCACGACCGAGTTCCTCCAACCCATGGACATCCGCGGGCGCGGCGGCCTCCCCCTGAACGAGGCATGGCAGAACGGCGCCGAAGCGTACCTCGGTCTCGTGCTCCCGGACTTTCCCAACTTCTTCATGATGTACGGCCCCAATACCAACCTGGGTCACAACTCGATCATCCTCATGATCGAGTGCCAGGTGCGCTACATCATGCAGTGCATCGAACGGCTCCGTGGAAGCGACCTGTCGCGGCTGGAGATCCAGCGCGACGCGATGAATCGCTGGAGCGAAGAGTGTCAGGGCGCACTGCGGAAATCTGTCTGGGCCACCGGCTGCGATAGCTGGTACAAGCAGACGGACGGACGCATCACGAACAACTGGCCGTACGGCACGATCGCCTATTGGTGGCGAACGCGCCGACCCCAGTTCAACGATTTCGAGGAGCATTCGTGGAGCGAAACGCGCTCATCGCATCCATCGTCCTGA
- a CDS encoding GDSL-type esterase/lipase family protein, protein MERNALIASIVLNVFLFASVLGLSYGWPLFIHVKQVLPKRERYVSFFAGAPAKSDDIVFVGDAITNEGRWSELFPGAPVKNRGIDGDTTEDVAFRIGQVAAGKPAKVFLMIGGGDAEAEKTVEETAASYAAILDRLEADTPDSQVFVQSILPRSVESWPSIEKRNLAIQKVASEHGAHYIDLVPLFAAENDAIRGDLSNDNAHLLGPGYEVWRNAITPQVGGDVG, encoded by the coding sequence GTGGAGCGAAACGCGCTCATCGCATCCATCGTCCTGAACGTCTTCCTATTCGCCAGTGTCCTGGGGCTGAGCTACGGCTGGCCGCTGTTCATTCACGTGAAGCAGGTCCTTCCGAAGCGGGAGCGCTACGTGAGCTTTTTCGCCGGAGCCCCGGCGAAGAGCGACGACATCGTGTTCGTGGGCGACGCCATCACGAATGAAGGGCGCTGGTCCGAGCTCTTTCCAGGCGCCCCGGTCAAGAACCGTGGCATTGATGGCGACACGACCGAGGATGTGGCCTTCCGAATCGGCCAAGTCGCCGCCGGCAAGCCCGCCAAGGTCTTCCTGATGATCGGCGGCGGCGATGCCGAAGCCGAGAAGACCGTCGAGGAGACCGCCGCCAGCTACGCCGCGATCCTCGATCGTCTCGAAGCCGACACGCCGGACAGCCAGGTCTTCGTCCAATCCATCCTGCCGCGTTCGGTCGAGTCCTGGCCGAGCATCGAGAAACGCAACTTGGCCATCCAAAAGGTCGCCTCCGAGCACGGCGCCCACTACATCGACCTCGTCCCCCTCTTCGCCGCCGAAAACGACGCAATCCGCGGAGACCTCTCCAATGACAACGCCCACCTCCTCGGCCCCGGCTACGAAGTCTGGCGCAACGCCATCACCCCCCAGGTAGGAGGGGACGTTGGTTAG
- a CDS encoding YHYH protein: MRRNEIQRLLLIFGTLTLLGCGGGSGGGSEVGAAGSDSADGGTDEPTVETPVEPTDGTGTTADVLCEYSQTVENADESVQDTSTADWFCSDDLRSLSANGLPDHEVGTFPNANNPTAISTQNIEVDFPLSPEIASETGAATMTVAYALNGVKFEVGTAGTCTDDGDCAAIGNGGGWRMEAVGENSFDFGNDRSNGHVQPTGQYHYHGIPEGYLEKHGKGEAVTLVGWATDGFPIYARYGYAVAADASSAITILTSSYALKSTPNAGRPDVSIYPRGAFTQDYEYVAGSGDLDECNGRTGVTPEFPDGIYHYYLTDSFPFGQRCVKGTAIDGGGAGGPPSA; this comes from the coding sequence ATGCGACGGAACGAGATTCAGCGACTTCTATTGATCTTTGGCACCCTGACCCTTCTCGGTTGTGGAGGCGGCTCCGGCGGCGGTTCGGAAGTGGGCGCGGCCGGATCAGATTCGGCGGACGGGGGAACCGACGAACCTACGGTCGAGACACCCGTAGAGCCGACGGACGGCACTGGAACCACCGCCGATGTACTCTGCGAGTACAGCCAGACCGTCGAGAACGCCGACGAGTCGGTCCAGGACACCAGTACGGCCGACTGGTTCTGCTCGGACGACCTCCGCTCGCTGTCCGCCAACGGCCTTCCCGACCACGAGGTCGGGACGTTCCCGAACGCGAACAATCCGACCGCGATCAGCACCCAGAACATCGAGGTGGACTTCCCGTTGTCGCCGGAGATCGCGAGCGAGACGGGTGCCGCCACCATGACCGTCGCCTACGCGCTCAACGGCGTGAAATTCGAGGTCGGAACGGCGGGCACCTGTACCGATGACGGCGACTGCGCGGCGATCGGCAACGGCGGTGGGTGGCGAATGGAGGCGGTGGGTGAGAACTCGTTCGACTTCGGCAACGACAGAAGCAACGGACACGTTCAGCCGACGGGGCAGTACCATTACCACGGCATTCCCGAGGGCTACCTCGAGAAGCACGGCAAGGGCGAGGCTGTGACGCTGGTCGGGTGGGCGACCGATGGTTTCCCGATCTATGCCCGATACGGCTACGCCGTCGCGGCCGACGCGAGCTCCGCGATCACGATCCTCACCAGTAGCTACGCCTTGAAGAGCACGCCGAATGCCGGTCGACCGGACGTCAGCATCTACCCTCGCGGTGCCTTCACGCAGGACTACGAGTATGTTGCGGGAAGCGGCGATCTCGATGAGTGCAATGGTCGCACAGGCGTCACACCGGAGTTTCCCGACGGCATCTATCACTACTACCTGACGGACTCGTTCCCGTTCGGCCAACGCTGCGTGAAGGGCACGGCCATCGATGGCGGAGGCGCCGGCGGACCTCCCTCGGCGTGA
- a CDS encoding SPFH domain-containing protein → MSQFMEVIEWLDDTGEEIVHRVPELGSGETKFGAQLVVRDSQAAIFFKNGRGLDVLGPGRHTLSSMNLPILTKVLSLPWGFTSPFRAEVYFVNLKVFTNLRWGTKDPVAFRDRELGLIRLRAFGAFTMRVTEPLLFVNTLVGTQGSYTTGSIEDYLRELIVSRLNDFLGEKVEALLDLPQQYDEMATQVRGRLETDFGKYGAELVDLLINRITPPEDVQRVIDSRAGMAAAGNLDEFLKFKAATALGDAAGGSGGGNGGGGADGAGTGMGLGMGAGLGMMLPGMLLHSRSGELLADQGSLSRGVVHCPECHGDVTVDSRFCAHCGHQMVTVLRCTRCEKNVTAQARFCSSCGLDLGMVLRCVKCSTVLPPRTRFCFHCGERVVAAGAPPAAAP, encoded by the coding sequence ATGTCTCAGTTCATGGAGGTCATCGAATGGCTCGATGACACCGGCGAAGAGATCGTTCACCGCGTCCCGGAGTTGGGCTCGGGCGAAACGAAGTTCGGTGCGCAGTTGGTCGTGCGCGACAGCCAGGCGGCGATTTTCTTCAAGAACGGACGGGGCTTGGACGTCCTCGGTCCGGGCCGGCACACGCTCAGCAGCATGAACCTTCCGATCCTCACGAAGGTCCTCTCGCTGCCCTGGGGCTTCACGAGTCCGTTCCGCGCCGAGGTCTACTTCGTGAACCTGAAGGTGTTCACCAATCTCCGCTGGGGCACGAAGGATCCCGTCGCCTTCCGCGACCGAGAACTCGGGCTGATTCGACTCCGGGCATTCGGCGCCTTTACGATGCGGGTCACCGAGCCTCTCCTGTTCGTGAATACACTGGTGGGCACGCAGGGCTCCTATACGACGGGTTCGATCGAGGACTACCTTCGCGAGTTGATTGTGTCGCGCTTGAACGACTTCCTCGGCGAGAAGGTCGAGGCACTCCTCGATCTCCCGCAGCAGTACGACGAGATGGCGACCCAAGTGCGCGGTCGGCTCGAGACGGACTTCGGGAAGTACGGTGCGGAACTGGTTGATCTGCTGATCAACCGCATCACCCCTCCCGAGGATGTTCAGCGCGTCATCGACTCCCGAGCCGGCATGGCCGCAGCGGGGAACCTGGACGAGTTCCTCAAGTTCAAGGCCGCGACCGCCCTGGGGGACGCGGCCGGCGGCAGTGGGGGTGGCAACGGCGGCGGTGGCGCCGATGGCGCCGGAACCGGAATGGGGCTCGGAATGGGCGCCGGGCTGGGAATGATGCTCCCCGGCATGCTGCTTCACTCGCGAAGCGGTGAGCTTCTCGCCGACCAGGGCTCGCTCTCCCGCGGCGTCGTGCACTGCCCCGAGTGCCACGGTGACGTCACGGTCGATAGTCGCTTCTGCGCCCACTGCGGCCACCAGATGGTCACCGTTCTGCGCTGCACGCGTTGTGAGAAGAACGTGACGGCACAGGCTCGATTCTGTTCCTCGTGTGGCCTGGATCTCGGCATGGTCTTGCGGTGCGTGAAGTGCTCGACGGTGTTGCCGCCCCGAACGCGTTTCTGCTTCCACTGCGGCGAGCGTGTCGTTGCGGCCGGAGCCCCGCCCGCCGCGGCCCCGTGA
- a CDS encoding histidine kinase N-terminal 7TM domain-containing protein: MSFTPYALLPLVTALALAWLGMHAWRRRASPVVAYFVVVVAAQFLWVTAYGFEIILTDLWAMAIAAKIVYLGVVFICPALLLVVLHLAGRAHWVTPRLILALAVIPVLTLIAVWLPTGLVWTTVRFAEGTPFPEIRVEHGWGFWAHVAYAYAILVFVTGILVQKLWVERAHGRREALTMLGSLSFPWASNALFLSGVELIPAVDLTPFAFSLTASGLGWSLSHRGLLTLLPVTRGDLLEKMTDAVIVLDDDDRIAEINATARELLAVRREPGQPAHEAFANFPDLLERMNSVSPMRSEVNFGQGIVQRSFDLQVSVLQTRRGKPAGRMLVLRDVTVRKYWEAELARSKEAAESATVAKSEFLANMSHEIRTPMNGVLGVTDLLLDTRLNTAQTDLAKTIYSSAAALLEILNDILDFSKIEAGKLDIESTPFDLRDAVESVAGLLSFRAQDKGIDLVVEHDPDLPNSFMGDPTRIRQILTNLAGNAIKFTRKGTVRVQVDVQPEEQQYVITLRVADSGIGMEPEQLARVFEKFSQADASTTRRFGGTGLGLSIARELAKRMNGDVEVSSEVGKGSLFTATLRLDSAPTEAPTAPEGLGTKAPGENPDPGVQPMRVLLAEDNRVNQLVAKGMLERLGHEVVVAGDGSEALELLAAGAFDVVLMDCQMPKLDGLEATAELRNREAEDEHVLVIALTANAMRGDRERCLTAGMDDYLSKPLTRRALEVTLEKWLGRSGAEPAPVTPF, encoded by the coding sequence TTGTCCTTCACGCCATATGCTCTGCTCCCCCTTGTCACCGCGCTCGCGCTGGCGTGGTTGGGAATGCATGCGTGGCGGCGGAGAGCATCTCCGGTCGTGGCCTACTTCGTCGTCGTCGTGGCCGCTCAGTTCCTCTGGGTCACCGCGTACGGCTTCGAGATCATCCTCACCGATCTGTGGGCCATGGCCATCGCGGCGAAGATCGTCTACCTGGGCGTCGTTTTCATCTGCCCCGCGCTGCTACTCGTCGTCCTGCATCTGGCAGGACGCGCGCACTGGGTTACTCCGCGGCTGATTCTCGCCCTCGCGGTGATCCCGGTCCTCACCCTGATCGCGGTGTGGCTCCCGACCGGTCTCGTCTGGACGACCGTACGATTCGCCGAGGGGACGCCCTTCCCCGAGATCCGCGTCGAACACGGGTGGGGATTCTGGGCCCACGTGGCCTATGCGTACGCGATCCTGGTCTTCGTCACGGGCATTCTCGTCCAGAAGCTCTGGGTGGAACGAGCGCACGGCCGGCGCGAAGCCCTGACGATGCTGGGCAGCCTGTCGTTCCCGTGGGCCTCCAACGCGCTCTTCCTTTCCGGCGTCGAGCTCATCCCCGCAGTAGACCTCACCCCATTCGCGTTTTCCCTGACGGCGAGTGGACTCGGCTGGTCACTCTCGCATCGTGGCCTCCTCACGCTCTTGCCCGTCACCCGCGGTGACCTGCTCGAGAAGATGACGGACGCCGTAATCGTCCTCGATGACGACGATCGCATCGCAGAGATCAACGCCACCGCGCGTGAGCTGCTCGCCGTCCGCCGGGAACCGGGCCAGCCCGCACACGAAGCCTTCGCCAACTTTCCCGACCTGCTCGAACGCATGAACTCGGTCTCGCCGATGCGGTCCGAGGTCAACTTCGGCCAGGGCATCGTGCAGCGCAGTTTCGACCTGCAGGTGTCCGTACTGCAAACTCGCCGCGGCAAGCCCGCCGGTCGCATGCTCGTTCTGCGCGATGTCACGGTTCGGAAGTACTGGGAAGCCGAGCTCGCGCGCTCCAAGGAAGCGGCGGAGTCGGCGACGGTTGCGAAGTCGGAGTTCCTCGCCAACATGAGTCACGAGATCCGCACGCCCATGAACGGCGTCCTCGGCGTGACCGACCTTCTCCTCGATACCCGACTCAATACCGCGCAGACCGATCTCGCGAAGACGATCTACTCGTCCGCAGCTGCGCTTCTCGAGATTCTCAACGACATCTTGGACTTCTCGAAGATCGAAGCCGGGAAGCTCGACATCGAGTCCACGCCGTTCGACCTGCGAGACGCAGTGGAGAGCGTTGCGGGCCTCCTCTCCTTCCGCGCACAGGACAAGGGCATCGACCTCGTGGTCGAACACGACCCCGACCTCCCCAATAGCTTCATGGGCGACCCGACACGAATCCGGCAGATCCTCACGAACCTCGCCGGGAATGCGATCAAGTTCACAAGAAAAGGAACCGTGCGCGTTCAGGTCGACGTGCAGCCCGAGGAGCAGCAGTACGTCATAACCCTCCGCGTCGCGGACAGCGGGATCGGCATGGAGCCCGAGCAACTCGCGCGTGTCTTCGAAAAATTCTCACAGGCAGACGCCTCCACCACGCGCCGGTTTGGTGGCACCGGCCTCGGCCTTTCGATCGCCCGCGAACTGGCGAAACGAATGAACGGCGACGTTGAGGTCTCGAGCGAGGTCGGAAAGGGATCGCTCTTCACCGCGACCCTCCGCCTGGATTCGGCCCCCACCGAAGCGCCGACGGCCCCAGAGGGCTTGGGGACAAAGGCCCCCGGGGAGAACCCAGACCCCGGGGTCCAACCGATGCGCGTCCTTCTGGCCGAAGACAACCGCGTGAACCAACTGGTCGCCAAGGGAATGCTCGAGAGACTCGGACACGAAGTCGTCGTTGCCGGTGACGGCAGCGAGGCGCTCGAGCTACTCGCAGCGGGTGCCTTCGATGTCGTGCTGATGGACTGCCAGATGCCGAAGCTGGACGGCCTGGAAGCGACAGCCGAGCTTCGGAATCGCGAGGCGGAAGACGAGCACGTCCTCGTCATTGCACTCACCGCCAACGCGATGCGGGGCGATCGCGAGCGTTGCCTCACCGCCGGGATGGACGACTACCTGAGTAAGCCACTGACCCGGCGAGCGCTCGAAGTCACGCTGGAGAAGTGGCTCGGCCGAAGCGGCGCCGAGCCGGCGCCCGTTACGCCATTTTGA